GATTTGCCGTATTCTTTTGTTGAATATGATGGAATTAGAGCTTGGGCAAATTATGCAAGTCCAGAATTAATAATGCCATCTAGGAACACTTCTGTTGTGGATGTCCAAAAAGTGTATTTCAAAGAGAAGGAAAAGTTAAGACAAGTCTTAGCTAAGATTCCGAATCGAGTTTGCTTAACTTCTGATTGCTGGACAGCAGGTACTTCTGAGGGGTATCTTTGTTTAACTGCTTCATATGTTGATGACAATTGGAAGTTAGTTAGTAAGATTTTGAATTTTTGTCGTATGATTCCTCCTCAGACAGGAGTAGAATTGGCTGCAACTATATATGATTGTTTGAAAGAGTGGGGCATTGATAAGAAGGTGTTCTCTATCACTTTGGATAATGCGACTAATAATGATAGCATGCAAAATATTTTAAAAGGGCATCTTAGTTTGCAACAGAGTTTATTATGTGATGGTGAGTACTTTCATGTGCGTTGTTCTGCCCATATTCTGAATTTAATTGTTCAAGAGGGTTTGAAAGCAGCTAATGATGCTTTGTTTAGAGTTAGAGAAAGTGTGAAGTACGTCAAAGGATCAGATGCTAGAATGAGAAAGTTTGAGCAATGTGTTAAGCAAGTGGGAATTAATACAAATTTGGGTTTACGTTTAGACGTGGCTACCAGATGGAACTCAACATACTTGATGCTTGAGAGTGCACTACAGTATGAAAAAGCTTTTTCCAGTCTACAGTTGGTTGATAGAAATTACTCTCATTGTCCTACATCTGATCATTGGAGAAGGGCAGAAAAAATAAGTGAATTCTTGGAACCTTTTCATGAAATAACCA
The nucleotide sequence above comes from Lycium barbarum isolate Lr01 chromosome 3, ASM1917538v2, whole genome shotgun sequence. Encoded proteins:
- the LOC132634104 gene encoding zinc finger BED domain-containing protein RICESLEEPER 2-like; translated protein: MFMDKQGKIQSRKIDQLVSREMLAEAIIKHDLPYSFVEYDGIRAWANYASPELIMPSRNTSVVDVQKVYFKEKEKLRQVLAKIPNRVCLTSDCWTAGTSEGYLCLTASYVDDNWKLVSKILNFCRMIPPQTGVELAATIYDCLKEWGIDKKVFSITLDNATNNDSMQNILKGHLSLQQSLLCDGEYFHVRCSAHILNLIVQEGLKAANDALFRVRESVKYVKGSDARMRKFEQCVKQVGINTNLGLRLDVATRWNSTYLMLESALQYEKAFSSLQLVDRNYSHCPTSDHWRRAEKISEFLEPFHEITNLISGSSYPTSNLYFMQVWKIECMLMEKAQNPDGVIKEMASRMSKKFDKYWSKYSVVLAFGAILDPRFKLQLLRYCYSKVDDASAQEKVETMKKKCTSSMNIM